The Choristoneura fumiferana chromosome 10, NRCan_CFum_1, whole genome shotgun sequence genome has a segment encoding these proteins:
- the LOC141432125 gene encoding aldehyde dehydrogenase X, mitochondrial-like, whose translation MAKVDIKYTKLFINNEWVDAVSKKTFPTINPQDESVIVQVAEGDKADIDLAVQAAKKAFHRYSEWRTLDASQRGRLLLKLADLMDRDAKYLSELETLDNGKPVTQAYGEIIWAAGIVRYYAGKADKILGSTIPADGDVLSFTLKEPVGVCGSILPWNYPVPMFIWKIAPALAAGCTLVVKPAEQTPLTALALAALVKEAGFPAGVVNVVPGYGPTAGGALTHHPDVDKVAFTGSTEVGRIIMNAAAAVNLKRVTLELGGKSPLVIFNDADVDKAADIAHRAAFANAGQCCVAATRTYVQAGIYDKFVAKAAEIAQKRKVGNPYEEVEQGPQIDKEMYDKVMSYIESGKKQARCVAGGNRVGSKGFFIQPTVFADVTDDMKISREEIFGPVQSIHKFDSFEEVVDRANDSNYGLGAGVVTNDVNIALAFIRHVRAGSVWVNTYEHVTTQTPFGGFRESGLGRELGEEGIQQYVENKTVTLNLPKKPLL comes from the exons TTGTTCATCAACAACGAATGGGTAGATGCAGTTAGCAAGAAGACCTTTCCGACTATCAACCCTCAGGATGAGAGTGTTATCGTCCAAGTTGCGGAGGGAGACAAG GCCGATATAGATCTTGCCGTTCAAGCCGCAAAGAAAGCATTCCACCGCTATTCGGAATGGCGTACTCTGGACGCGTCCCAGAGAGGCAGACTGCTGCTCAAACTGGCTGATCTGATGGACAGGGATGCCAAATACTTGAGCGAACTGGAAACTCTGGACAACGGCAAACCAGTGACTCAAGCCTACGGAGAAATCATCTGGGCTGCTGGCATCGTCAGATACTATGCTGGCAAGGCTGATAAGATCCTTGGAAGCACAATTCCTGCCG atgGCGATGTTCTGTCCTTCACTCTCAAGGAGCCAGTTGGCGTTTGTGGCTCAATTTTGCCATGGAACTACCCAGTTCCAATGTTCATTTGGAAGATCGCTCCTGCTTTGGCTGCCG GTTGCACCCTCGTCGTGAAGCCCGCGGAACAGACTCCCCTTACTGCCTTGGCCCTCGCAGCTTTGGTCAAGGAAGCAGGGTTCCCGGCAGGAGTGGTGAACGTGGTTCCAGGCTACGGTCCCACGGCCGGCGGAGCGCTGACCCACCACCCCGACGTCGACAAAGTCGCCTTCACTGGCTCAACTGAG gtgGGCCGTATCATCATGAACGCTGCTGCCGCAGTCAACCTCAAGCGGGTCACTCTCGAGCTCGGAGGCAAGAGTCCTCTGGTCATCTTCAATGATGCTGATG TGGACAAGGCGGCCGATATCGCCCATAGAGCCGCTTTCGCCAACGCTGGTCAGTGCTGTGTGGCTGCTACCAGAACGTACGTCCAAGCTGGCATCTATGACAAATTCGTAGCTAAGGCTGCTGAAATTGCACAGAAGAGGAAGGTTGGCAACCCTTACGAGGAAGTGGAACAGGGCCCACAG ATCGACAAGGAAATGTACGATAAAGTGATGAGCTACATCGAATCCGGCAAGAAGCAAGCGCGCTGTGTGGCCGGCGGCAACCGGGTCGGCAGCAAGGGCTTCTTCATCCAACCAACCGTGTTCGCGGATGTTACTGATGACATGAAGATTTCCAGGGAAGAG ATCTTCGGCCCCGTCCAGAGCATCCACAAATTCGATAGCTTCGAGGAAGTCGTTGACCGCGCCAACGACTCCAACTACGGACTCGGCGCAGGCGTCGTTACCAACGACGTCAACATTGCACTTGCTTTCATCCGCCACGTACGCGCTGGCAGCGTATG GGTTAACACCTATGAACACGTGACCACCCAGACACCGTTCGGAGGCTTCAGGGAATCTGGTCTCGGGCGCGAACT